The proteins below are encoded in one region of Candidatus Neomarinimicrobiota bacterium:
- a CDS encoding oligosaccharide flippase family protein → MIRSIFAEAGKYLPTKVLPALVGLLVIPIFTRIFAPEIYGQYGLAVSIISFGSIFTSGWLSNANMRFWVECKTDNARRVHLSTLIISTLVFSLTVSLLMYGIMAHLSILSSSFLKAAVVMLFFTPFIQVILSYYRIQNKPFRYTFIDQLFNSGKLLLGLVTVLIIFPSLGLNSVFWSGSFIALILLLFFVLSPDIRSGLKVSDFSMSLLRHFFSYGFPLVLVLVSKWILTLSARFIIPVLRPEAPYELGWLTVSQNIVDRTLTLLFQALMMAVLPNIFSAWENTDKMMVREIITKLIGWFFILFFPLAVGMSLLSEPVMSLMAGDEYLGGAVIIPYLALGAFLANLVHYFTLPCSLHKKTLIMTRITIVSAVVNLLLYLVFIPWMGFVGVGVALISTYIFMIIYSLYSVRNFELIKLPWKMIVQTLIASCVMALAVIFVKSLSSNFWIIIAGSILGGGIVYILMLRLMGVWSIDAIKHIGKSNISS, encoded by the coding sequence ATGATCCGTTCAATTTTTGCCGAAGCGGGAAAATATCTACCGACAAAAGTCCTGCCGGCATTGGTGGGACTTCTTGTTATCCCGATCTTTACACGGATTTTTGCTCCGGAGATTTATGGTCAGTACGGTTTGGCTGTTTCAATTATTTCATTCGGGAGTATTTTTACTTCGGGCTGGTTATCCAATGCCAATATGCGCTTCTGGGTGGAATGTAAAACAGATAATGCCCGCCGTGTCCACCTGTCTACACTGATTATCAGTACACTTGTCTTTTCTCTCACAGTCAGCCTTCTCATGTACGGAATCATGGCACATCTTTCAATTTTGAGTTCATCATTTCTCAAGGCTGCTGTGGTTATGCTTTTTTTTACGCCCTTCATTCAGGTCATTTTATCCTACTATCGTATTCAGAATAAACCCTTCCGGTATACATTCATTGACCAGCTTTTTAACAGCGGAAAACTGCTTCTCGGGTTAGTGACCGTACTCATCATTTTCCCCTCGCTGGGACTCAATTCCGTTTTTTGGTCCGGAAGTTTTATTGCTTTGATTCTTCTGCTTTTCTTTGTCTTGTCCCCGGATATCCGTTCCGGTCTGAAGGTTTCAGATTTTTCCATGTCGCTGCTCAGACACTTTTTTTCCTATGGCTTTCCGTTGGTCCTGGTCCTGGTTTCAAAGTGGATTTTAACGCTGTCTGCCCGTTTTATTATCCCGGTTCTCAGGCCGGAAGCTCCTTATGAACTTGGATGGCTCACCGTTTCACAAAATATTGTGGATCGCACCCTTACGCTTTTATTCCAGGCGTTGATGATGGCTGTTTTACCAAATATTTTTTCAGCATGGGAAAACACTGATAAAATGATGGTCCGGGAAATAATTACAAAACTGATTGGGTGGTTTTTTATCCTTTTCTTTCCTCTGGCCGTGGGGATGTCTCTGCTTTCTGAGCCGGTGATGTCTTTAATGGCCGGCGATGAATATTTGGGGGGTGCCGTGATCATTCCTTATCTTGCCTTAGGGGCTTTTTTAGCAAATTTGGTGCACTATTTCACTCTTCCCTGCTCACTGCACAAAAAAACACTGATCATGACCCGAATAACAATTGTTTCAGCAGTGGTGAATCTCCTCCTGTATCTTGTATTCATCCCCTGGATGGGATTCGTTGGGGTAGGAGTCGCACTGATATCTACTTATATATTTATGATTATCTATTCGTTGTATTCCGTAAGAAATTTTGAGCTTATAAAATTACCCTGGAAAATGATTGTTCAAACATTGATTGCTTCATGTGTTATGGCTTTAGCTGTCATCTTTGTAAAATCCTTATCCTCCAATTTTTGGATAATCATTGCAGGCTCTATTTTAGGTGGTGGAATTGTGTATATTTTGATGCTGCGACTTATGGGAGTTTGGTCTATTGATGCCATCAAACACATTGGAAAATCAAACATCTCTTCTTAA